One genomic window of Solanum dulcamara chromosome 10, daSolDulc1.2, whole genome shotgun sequence includes the following:
- the LOC129869751 gene encoding probable 60S ribosomal protein L14 yields MPFKRSVEIGRVALINYRKDYERLVVIVDVIDQNRALIDALDMVRSQMNFKRLSLTDIKIDIKRIPKKKTLVEALEAADVNTKWENSSWGRKLIVQKRRAELNDYHRFKLMLAKIKS; encoded by the coding sequence ATGCCGTTCAAGAGGTCCGTGGAGATTGGAAGGGTAGCCCTAATCAACTACAGAAAGGATTATGAAAGGCTTGTTGTTATCGTCGACGTCATcgaccaaaatagggctcttaTTGATGCTCTGGACATGGTGAGGAGCCAGATGAACTTCAAGAGGCTTTCACTTACAGATATCAAAATCGACATCAAAAGAATCCcaaagaagaagaccttggttGAGGCTTTGGAAGCTGCTGATGTGAATACCAAGTGGGAGAACAGTTCATGGGGAAGGAAGTTGATAGTGCAGAAGAGGAGGGCTGAACTTAATGATTATCACAGGTTCAAGCTTATGTTAGCAAAGATTAAGAGTTAG